The Candidatus Zixiibacteriota bacterium genome includes a window with the following:
- a CDS encoding PilZ domain-containing protein → MAVAELPLPRLSKPLKIWERIEIVIGEGSEAGIYTARVEDFVNSGILVDAPEYVRGNTLLRSNAAVSILITREDAVYQCQSVVKKLIRANGEAYILTPPSNVKRVQRRQFARIEVTEKLSWALIKPVMDYESFEESLTWHDSTTVDLSGGGALIHINDEPRVDDRLLLKFAFFPGIELPETVVAVCRREALDERQRMVGVEFITSDNLRKFFESHELEQLPTSVRHFGRVAQNRLVSFIFHKQVELRQKGLL, encoded by the coding sequence ATGGCTGTTGCGGAACTACCGCTGCCCAGACTTTCAAAACCGCTTAAAATCTGGGAACGGATCGAAATCGTTATCGGTGAGGGTAGTGAGGCGGGCATTTATACCGCCCGCGTCGAGGATTTCGTCAACTCCGGTATCCTGGTTGACGCGCCGGAGTATGTGCGAGGAAATACCCTCCTCCGCAGCAACGCCGCGGTTTCGATTCTGATAACTCGTGAAGATGCCGTTTATCAATGTCAGTCGGTTGTCAAGAAACTCATTCGCGCCAACGGTGAAGCTTATATCCTCACTCCGCCGAGCAACGTTAAGCGCGTACAACGCCGCCAGTTCGCTCGTATCGAGGTCACGGAGAAGCTGTCCTGGGCACTCATTAAACCGGTTATGGATTACGAATCGTTCGAGGAGTCACTCACCTGGCATGATTCTACCACCGTTGATCTCAGCGGCGGCGGCGCCCTGATCCATATCAATGATGAACCGCGTGTGGATGATCGTCTGTTGCTGAAATTTGCTTTTTTCCCGGGTATCGAGCTTCCCGAAACGGTGGTTGCTGTCTGCCGCCGTGAAGCTCTGGATGAACGCCAGCGCATGGTTGGCGTTGAGTTCATTACCTCCGACAATCTCAGAAAATTCTTTGAGAGTCACGAACTGGAGCAATTACCGACATCGGTCAGGCATTTTGGCCGCGTGGCTCAGAATCGATTGGTCAGTTTCATCTTCCATAAACAAGTAGAACTGCGCCAGAAAGGATTGCTGTAG